The genomic interval CGCGGATGATGTCGGCGTGGCCGGCATGGCGGGAGGTTTCGCCGATGACGGCGAGGAGGGCCCAGCGCAGGTTGTGGGTCTTGCCGTTGCGGGTGACCGGGGTCTCCGGGTCGCCGAGCTTCGCGATGATCTCGTTGGAGGCGGCGCAGGCGGCCCTGTAGTCGGCGCGCAGCGTCTTGAGGGACACATCGGGGTCGACCTGCATGGAGCGCTTGCCGCGGGAGGCCTTGCCGCCGGCCGCGATCTCCTCGATCCAGAGGGACTCGACGAAGGTCAGGTGCTGGACGAGGCCGGCCACGTTCGTCCCGGAGCCGACGGTGCTGCGGCGCGCGTCCGCCTCGCTGAGGCCGGCCAGCTTCTTCAGTACGCCGGCCCGCAGGCCGTCGAGGGTTTCCACCAGCTGTTCGAGTTCAGTCATGTCTTGCAGGGGCCGATCGTTGCGACGAGACCGTGGTGATCCGATTTCGGTACTTGGTACCAGCCGGTGTCGTCCGAGCACCAGCCCGGCTTCATGAACAGGTGGTCGATCCGGACGAACAGGGCGGCCCATCTGGCGATCTGCGACGGCCGGCCCCAGCCGTTCAGCATCGCGTCCTCGAGCGGATCAGCCAGCACCCGGTAGTCGCGGCCGCGGTCGGTCGTGTTGAGGTCGCCGGAGATCACGAGCGGGTGGTCGTCGCGCGCCGCACGCAGGGCGAGTTGCTCGATCAGCCGATGGTGATTGGCGACGGTGGTCTCGTACGGAACGGAGTCCGCGGGTGCGTCGTACGACGATCCGCCGGACGTGTACCACGGCTTCGGCACGTGGACCGCGAGCAGATCGAAGTCGCCCGACGGCGCGTGGACCCGGAGCATGTACCCGGGAAGATCGGGCCCCGGCTGCTCGAGCACCGTCAGTGGCCAGCGGCTGAACACACCGACCGCCGGACCGTTCCAGTCCGCCACGTGCTCCGGGTACGCCTCGGACAGCCGCTCCGTCAGCGGTTGCCCGATCTCGGAGATGACGAGTACGTCGGCCTTCTGCGCGATCAAGTTGTCGGCGCCTTCGAGCTCGCCGCTGCCGATGTTGGCCGCGGCGAACCGTACTGCGCGGCTCGGGTCGACCGTTCCCGTCCCGTGCGGGATCCACGGCCCGACCGTACCGACGATCCCGACAAGCAGCGTTGACACCGCGAACGCCACGGCCGCACGGCGCCGGCGCCCGAGGACGCCGACGACCAAGGCCGTGGCCAGCGTCAGCATCGGCAGCAGGATCGCTGCCACGTCCGTGACCACGCCGAACCGGTCCCGCAGCAAGAACCATGCCCACGGCAACAATCCGGCGATGACAATTCCGGTATAGCGCCCCGTTCGAGACGGAGTGCCCCCCACCCCTACCTCAGTCCCCTCCACCTCACCAGGCTATGTCACCGCACCAGGAAACTAGCGGGCCCAATTCAGGTAGGCGACATTGGCGAGGAGCCAGCCGAAGCCGATCGCCTGCTGCCCGTCGCGTTCCGGGGTCGGCTGGTAGCGGTTGTAGAGGGCGAGACAGTGTGCGTGGACCTGCGGGTCCCACGCGTTCGCCTGCATCCAGCGTGGTGCCTGCTGCGCGACCGAGGCCGCGCCGATCGCGCCGCCGGCGACGGTGGTGTGGATGGCGGGCAGTCCGTCGGCATCCGTGGTCGCCACGTTCTGGGTGAACGTCCGCGCGATCCGGGCCATGTCCTGACCTGTGAACGCCAGCCGCGCATGGAACGCCCGGACGGCGAACTCGACGTCGATCGCCCCGTGGCTGATGTCCTCGAACTGGCGGGCGGGTCCGCCGGACGGCGTGAAGATCGAGAGATCGCTCTCCGGGTTTCCCGTCTTGGTGAATCCCTCGTAGATGTGACCGCCGGCCGGCCAGTAGTGCCATTGACAGGCGTCGCCGGCGTCGACCGTGAGCTGACCCGCGAGCATGCGCCCCATCGCGGCGACCTTCCGCCGGTACCCGCGATCACCCGTCGCCAGTGCGAGCTCGACCAGGGTCTGACCGAGACCGACCGACTGGTTGATCGGCTGCTCGCACCCGTCGTACGCGAGCGGTTGGCCCTTCGGCCAGACCAGATAGCCCCCGTCGCGGTACTCCCAGTCGTGGACCGCGACGGCCTCGCGGCAGGCGGCCAGGTACTCGACGGCCTTCCGCCGGTAGCGCCGGCGCAGGATCGGTGAGCTCAGGACGATCCGGGCGAAGCTGGCGATCGGGTACGTGATCATGCCGGTGTGAACGGCGAAGATCACCGGCTCGCAGTGCATCTCGTACGAGCCGAGCCGGGGTACGTCGCCTGCGCGCGGAGCCGGCCTTCGGTCGACGGCGGTGAGCTGCAGCGGTCCCGGGGCGGCCGTGTAGATCCGGCTCACCGCGTAGTCGGGGCTGGCCGGATCGAGAGAAAGGTCGGAGAGCGTTACCGTGCGGTTCACGAACGTGTTCACGAGTTGGACCGTGAACGTGTCCGCGTGAGTCCCAGCGGTAACGGTGATCGTCGTGTCCTCGGCGTACGAGAGCGCTTCCCGGAGATCGAGCAGCGGCTGACCGTTGCCGTCGGCAAGTGTCGCGTAGCCCGTCGTGTACGGGTGGTCCGCGCGCCACGCGGGCAGTGACAGACCGCGGTAGTCCGTCACGCCTCGCTCGCTGTCGCGGACCGCGAGCACCTGATCGATGTTGTCGACGAGGCGATCGAGGTAGTACGTGTCGCGGTACGTCTCATACATCCGGACCAGCCCGAGCAGCACGTACGACTGGCTCCACGCCAGCATCCCGGACCGGCCGTCGCGGTTGGTGTTGTCGTTCGGCTGATCCGGCTGGCCGGGCCCGCCCTGCTGGAAGAGCCGGTCCCAGTCGTCGAACGTCTGGCGGGCGGTGTAGTCGATGCCATCGGCGTACGCCGGGAGCGCGGTGAGTCCCGTTGCCGCGACCGCGCCGGCGGCTGTCAGGCGGAGCACGTCACGGCGGGTCGGGCGGATATCAGGCATGGCGGGCGGCCTCCGGCTGGTGTGGGCGGGTCAGCAGGGGACCACCATTCTCCCGTAGGGAATCGATTTACGGCAGGTCGAGCGTCAGTGGTAAATCGTTGAGGAACTCGACGGCGTCGAACATCGCGCCGGCCGATGCCACCCCGTGCGCGCGCACCTCGCCGGCCAGGATCCGCCGTACGGCGCCGACCGCGAGCGGCGCCGAGATCGCGTAGATGTCCTGCCCGCGGGCCGTCGCCCGACGCTCCTCGCCGCCGGTGCGGATCCGGACGTCGACGGCGAAGGCCTGGTCCGAGCGACCGAACTCGTCGACGGCTGTCGGCGCCGGGGTGTCGGTGTTGAACAGATCGCCCGCGGCCTCGACCGTCATGTAGGTGCGCACCTCGGGTACGGCGAGATGGCTCGGGATCGTGACGACATCGGCCATCGTGAACTCCGGGATCACGCGACGCCGCCCGAGCGGCTCCGGGAACGTCCAGTCCTCCGGCACCGGCTTGTCGTCGTGGTACTGGAGGGCGCCCGCGGTGAAACGCAGACGACGGCCGTTGCGCAGGTCGTGCGAGACCTGGCCGGCGGCCCGGGTGCCCGGAGTCGGATGCCAGCTCGTCAAGCCGTAGGCGACGTGCACCTCGTCGGCGGCGGTGCGCTCCCCCAGCGCCGCGGTCGCCAGCAGGTCGCCGAGGCCGCCGTAGAACGCCACCGCCGGCACGACGAGCGTGTCGCTGTGCCTGGCGTACGTCGACAGGTTGGCCTCGATCTCGGCCGCGACGTCGACGTACGGGATGCCCGCCCGGGCGGCCGCGTCGATGATCGGGGCCCCGGTCGCGGCGAACGGGCCGGCGCAGTTGATTACCGCGGCGGCGTTCTTCAGCGCCTGATCCAGTGCTTGCGGGTCGTCGACCGAGGCCGGGCGGATCTCCAGGTCGCCCCAGGTCGATTCGAGGGCGGCCGCGTTCCGGCCGGATACGACGGTCGGGAGGCCGCGGCGCAGCAGTTCCTCGACGACGAACCGGCCGGTGTGACCGGTTGCTCCATAGACAACGACAGCGTTCATAGGTCGAGTGTCGCCGTACCGGAGGTGGGGGCGTGAGAGTCCGGAACGACACCATCCGTACACTTTCGGACATGCACACTGTCGCGGTTGCGACCGCCGGGCACCTGCTGCACTTCGAGCTCGGGATCGCGTACGAGATCTTCGGCAACCCGCCACCCGGGGCCGACGAGTGGTACGACGTACGCCTGTGCGGACCGGGATCGGTCCAGGTCGGGCCCTTCACCGTCGAACCGGACGACAGCTTGGAGCGGTTGGCGAGCGCTGACACGGTGATCGTTCCGGCGCTGGCGGATATCGACGAGGCCCCATCAGCCGAGCTGGTCGCCGCCGTTCGGTCCGCTTACGAGTCCGGCGCACGGATCGCGTCGCTCTGCACCGGTGCGTTCGTTCTGGGCGCGGCCGGGTTGCTCGACGGCCGGCGCGCGACGACGCACTGGGGACATGCGGACGCTCTGAGCGCCCGGTATCCGCAGGCCATTGTCGATCCGGACGTGCTCTACACCGACAACGGGAACATCCTGACCGCGGCCGGCAAGGCGGCCGCGGTCGACCTGTGTCTGCACCTGATCCATCTCGATCACGGTGCGACGGTCGCGAACACGGTCGCCCGGCGCCTCGTCGTACCGCCGCATCGGGCCGGTGGACAGGCGCAGTTCGTCGCGACGCCGGTGCCGGTGAGCGGCGATCACACGCTCGCGGAACTGCTCGCGTGGGTGCAGGAGCGGTTGGACCAGCCGCTGACCGTCACCGATCTGGCTCGGCAGGCGAACACCAGCCCGCGCCACCTCGGTCGCCAGTTCCG from Kribbella sp. NBC_00709 carries:
- a CDS encoding saccharopine dehydrogenase NADP-binding domain-containing protein translates to MNAVVVYGATGHTGRFVVEELLRRGLPTVVSGRNAAALESTWGDLEIRPASVDDPQALDQALKNAAAVINCAGPFAATGAPIIDAAARAGIPYVDVAAEIEANLSTYARHSDTLVVPAVAFYGGLGDLLATAALGERTAADEVHVAYGLTSWHPTPGTRAAGQVSHDLRNGRRLRFTAGALQYHDDKPVPEDWTFPEPLGRRRVIPEFTMADVVTIPSHLAVPEVRTYMTVEAAGDLFNTDTPAPTAVDEFGRSDQAFAVDVRIRTGGEERRATARGQDIYAISAPLAVGAVRRILAGEVRAHGVASAGAMFDAVEFLNDLPLTLDLP
- a CDS encoding helix-turn-helix domain-containing protein, which translates into the protein MHTVAVATAGHLLHFELGIAYEIFGNPPPGADEWYDVRLCGPGSVQVGPFTVEPDDSLERLASADTVIVPALADIDEAPSAELVAAVRSAYESGARIASLCTGAFVLGAAGLLDGRRATTHWGHADALSARYPQAIVDPDVLYTDNGNILTAAGKAAAVDLCLHLIHLDHGATVANTVARRLVVPPHRAGGQAQFVATPVPVSGDHTLAELLAWVQERLDQPLTVTDLARQANTSPRHLGRQFRAVTGQTPLQWLLTQRVRRAQQLLEATNNSIESVATATGLGTATTLRRQFKRVVGIPPNTYRTSFRST
- a CDS encoding endonuclease/exonuclease/phosphatase family protein — encoded protein: MLRDRFGVVTDVAAILLPMLTLATALVVGVLGRRRRAAVAFAVSTLLVGIVGTVGPWIPHGTGTVDPSRAVRFAAANIGSGELEGADNLIAQKADVLVISEIGQPLTERLSEAYPEHVADWNGPAVGVFSRWPLTVLEQPGPDLPGYMLRVHAPSGDFDLLAVHVPKPWYTSGGSSYDAPADSVPYETTVANHHRLIEQLALRAARDDHPLVISGDLNTTDRGRDYRVLADPLEDAMLNGWGRPSQIARWAALFVRIDHLFMKPGWCSDDTGWYQVPKSDHHGLVATIGPCKT
- a CDS encoding DinB family protein, encoding MTELEQLVETLDGLRAGVLKKLAGLSEADARRSTVGSGTNVAGLVQHLTFVESLWIEEIAAGGKASRGKRSMQVDPDVSLKTLRADYRAACAASNEIIAKLGDPETPVTRNGKTHNLRWALLAVIGETSRHAGHADIIREQLDGTTGR